Below is a window of Burkholderiales bacterium DNA.
AGCGTCTTGTAGGTCAGCACACCTTCCATGACGTGCATAGAGATCGGTTTGACGCTGGTCGTGAGCGCCGTTGCCACAGCGCACCGGGCGAGAACGCGCATAACCATCGAGGTGATTAAGAAGCTGCTCCTGGATGTTTTTTTCGTGATGAACGCCGTAAAGGACTTGCAGATCGGAAAACGATTCGGAAGACGCGGCGTTAATGAAGTTGTAGAACTGCGTTGCCTCGCTCGCATAGCCCAATCCGGCGAGCGCATACAGCATCAGGCTGGCGTCGCGGATCCAGCAATAGCGGTAATCCCAGTTGCGCTCGCCGCCGAGTTGTTCGGGTAGCGATGTGGTCAGCGCGGCGACGGTCGCGCCGGTCGGCGCGTAAGTCAAAAGTTTGATCGCCAGCGCACTGCGTTTGACAGCTTCCGCGTAAGGCCCGTCGTAACGGCAGTACCAGATCCACTCGCGCCAGAAGGCGATGGTAATCGTCAACAGTTCATCGATGCGCTCGCGCGTGACCGCAGCCGGTTTTGCCGCGACGGCGATGAACCGCACTTCGCCGGCGCATACCGCAAACATTGCCCGGGCGCGCTCGCCGGCGATTGCGAACGGCATGTCGGAATAGAGCGTGGGCCCGTCCTCGGCCAAAATCGCGCCCTCGATTTTTGACAGTTGCGCGCGATGTCTCGCGAATGCAACGCTCGGTCGATAGATGCTTTCGATCACGACCTCGCCTTGCAATCCCTCGACTTTGCGGACCAGCCAATTCGGCGCGTTCAGGCTGACGTAATCGTGCGGCCGCGCGTCGGCGGTGCGCCCGACAGGCATGAAGTCGGTTACGGCGATGCGCCCGGACGCCGGGTGGAATTCAGTGCGCAGGACATTGGCGCCGTCGAGATAAGCGCGCGTCGTTTTGAAATTGACCCGCGGTTTCAGCGATAGAAAACCGCCTTTGT
It encodes the following:
- a CDS encoding glycoside hydrolase family 15 protein, with the protein product MAEKKDENRGDYLPIADYAAIGDCHGGTLVSSEGRIDWCCLQRFDCDPVFCRLLDDDKGGFLSLKPRVNFKTTRAYLDGANVLRTEFHPASGRIAVTDFMPVGRTADARPHDYVSLNAPNWLVRKVEGLQGEVVIESIYRPSVAFARHRAQLSKIEGAILAEDGPTLYSDMPFAIAGERARAMFAVCAGEVRFIAVAAKPAAVTRERIDELLTITIAFWREWIWYCRYDGPYAEAVKRSALAIKLLTYAPTGATVAALTTSLPEQLGGERNWDYRYCWIRDASLMLYALAGLGYASEATQFYNFINAASSESFSDLQVLYGVHHEKNIQEQLLNHLDGYARSRPVRCGNGAHDQRQTDLYARHGRCADLQDAGRQDRGQGNKNVRRVDGVSRTVLGRTRSGNLGNARGAPAFRAFQSDLLGGGRSRDPAVRRTGWLGRLCDRILNETVARGRGAAGDHFCQSFSGDASDASLLLLPAMGFPADERVLRRTLEAVESELRRGEFVWRYAGEDGLEGE